The genomic window AGCACCACGCCCAGCAAAAACCCCAATGGCCAAGCCAAAAGTTCACCGGCAACTGCCCCTATAGTCATTGCGCAAAACAGGCCTCCGACAGCACCTTCCACAGTCTTGCCAGGCGAAATAGAAGATAAAGGTAGACGTCCAAAACGACGTCCCAATTCATAAGAGCCAATATCACTAGCGACGATCATCAGGCAAGCCACCAAAGTGATCGCCATCCCAGAAGTCAACCAGCCTGCACACCAGCCAGGAAGCTGACCCAGCCCAGGAGCAAGATCGATAGCACTCAAATTACGCAATCGCAACCAATGACTGGGTAAAAACCCCAAGTAAAACAACCCAAAGATCGAGGCGGCGATGTCGGCAATGGATCCGGTGATCGGCTGAAGCAACAACCAACCGCAAATGGCGGCGCCAGAAAGAGGCAGCACTGCTGCAGCAAGATCAGATGGCAACCCGCCAACCACTCCCCACTGTGTACTGATCAGCAACAACTGACAGGCCACAAGAGTCGTTTTCGTCGCCGGCCTGATTCCGGTGAACTTCGCCATGCGGAAAAACTCAAGCAAAGCAAGGTGCACGATTACACCCAAACCAACCGTGAACCACCAACCCCCTAAAGCAACCACCACCAAACCGAAAGCTCCAGCAGCCAGGCCACTGATAATCCGCTGGCTGGAAGATCCGGCTGCAACCAATCTCCATCGAAAGGCCTCTGCTATCACGCCCACACCATTGATGGTCTTACAAGGCCATAACTTTTACCGTACCAGCGATCTGATCGGGCCAAAGGTTCTGCTGCTCTAAAAGCCAGTCCACACGTCTGTGATCCAGCTTCTCACCCGGCACTAGCAAGGGAATCCCTGGAGGATAGGGACAGATTAACTCCGCCGCGACTCTCCCTACCGCATCAGCAATCGACACTCTCCGACTTTGAGCGCGCCAAGCCAAGCCACAAGCCATTGCTGGTGCTGTGATGCGCGGCAGTGGCGGGGGCGTAAAGACTGGCAAAGGTAGGCCCTTACCTTGGGCCGCAAGGAGTCCCCGCCAGCGACGATGCATCAACCTGACCAATCCACGCTGAGGCGCCAAGCCAAGACAGAACGTTAGGCAGCCTGGTTCTGGAAGTTCGCCCACCAGCCCCCTGGCCATCAGCCAAGCATCTGCTTCAAGTCCGCTGATACCCTCTGCAGCGGTGTGCAAAATCAGCCGCAAGGGATCCTGGTTTTCAAGCAAAGGCAATCCCAACTGACGAAGTTGAACCGCCAATTCGCGAGCATCCTTGAGGCGCGTTCCCAGCTTGTGCAAGCCTGCAGGCTTGCACAAGTCACTCAGCGACGCTTCACAAGAAGCCAGCAAGAGTGCGCTTGGACTGGTAGTTTGCAACCAGCCGAGACTGCGCTCGACAGCTTTGGGATCAACGCGATCCCCTTGACTCCAAAGCACTGCCGTCTGAGTCAAACCGGCAGCAGATTTGTGCAATGAGTGAACGATTAAGTCAGCACCTGCTGTGATCGCAGAATCAGGTAAAGATGCATCCACCCGACTGGCGAAATGAGCACCATGAGCCTCATCCACTAATACCGGCCAACCCCGAGAATGAAGCTCAACAACCATGGGCTTGAGATCTGTCGCATAGCCCTGATAAGTGGGATGCACCAACACAGCTGCAGCGATCTCAACACCAGCGATAGGAAGTTCATTCAAAACGTCCTTCAACCAAGGTCCATCAGGGGGAAGCACATGACCCCGATCAACCATGAAAGGCAGGTCAAACAAGACAGGCGTGAGATCGCCCAAAACACAAGCCTGAATGAGACTGCGATGGACATTGCGAGGCATCAACACAGCCTGACCAGGCCTTGCTATTGCCAAGAGAGCAGCCTGCAAGAGGCCTGTCGCGCCATTGACGCCATACCAACCCCGCTCAGCCCCGATAGCAATCGCTGCCTGCCTTTGACTCTCTGCCACCGCCCCCTGCTGCATCAATGGCCCACCCAACTCAGGAAGTTCCGGCAGATCCCAGATGCCAGCTCGATGGCGCAACATTGCACGCAGATCATCAGGCAAGCCAGCCCCACGACCATGAGCGGGAAGATGCAACCTGCGACCACGGTCGCGAGTCAACAGGGGAAGAAAGCCCATGAAGGTGAATCGCCGTTTCTAAAGTCTGATGATCAACGTGCCCGGGCGGTCTGTTGAACAGCTCCAATCCATCGTCCGCTTCAGCATCCCGCAAAGCACCGATGCGTTACGACGCCAATCAGGATCTGCTCTGGTTGCTAACCAGGCCCTGGGTGTGGATACCTCGATTGATTCATGTGCTCACCTCACTGCTCACACTGGCGGTGGGAGTGCTGGCTCAGGGCTCTAACAACGACGAAGAGGCACAAAAAAGGCTCGCAAAAAAACTGCTAATCACCCTCACCAACCTCGGGCCTTGCTTTATCAAGGTGGGCCAAGCCCTTTCCACCCGACCAGACCTAATCAAGCGTGAATGGCTCGAGGAACTCACCAGCCTCCAAGACAATTTGCCCGCCTTCAACCATGCCACGGCCCTCGCCACGTTGGCAGAAGATCTTGGGGCTCCAGCTAGTCAACTCTTTGAAGAGTTTCCTAGCCAACCAATTGCTGCAGCCAGCCTGGGCCAGGTCTACAAAGCTCGCCTACACCGCAATCAATGGGTAGCCGTGAAAGTACAACGTCCTCAACTGGCGTTCATCTTGCGCCGCGATCTCGTCATTATCCGCCTGCTCGGCGTGCTGTCAGCACCAGTGCTCCCGCTCAACCTGGGCTTTGGACTAGGCAACATCATTGATGAATTCGGTCGCAGCCTATTTGAGGAGATTGATTACGAACAAGAAGCTAACAATGCTGAACGATTTGCGGCTCTTTTCGCCAAAGACCCAACGGTGACGGTCCCAAGGGTGGAGCGATTGTTGTCATCCCGCCGTGTACTAACCACAAGCTGGATCGAGGGCACGAAGCTCCGAGACCGCAAGGAGTTAAAAGCCCAACTTCTTAATCCAACAGCACTGATCAGGACCGCCGTCATCAGCGGTCTTCAACAACTTTTTGAGTTCGGCTATTTCCATGCTGATCCTCACCCAGGCAACATTTTTGCCCTCAGTGGTCAAAGCAAAAAGATGGGTCATCTTGCCTACTGCGATTTCGGCATGATGGATTCAATTAGTGATGACGATCGTCTCACTCTTACTGGAGCAGTAGTTCACCTAATCAACAACGATTTTAATGCGCTAGCTAAAGACTTTCAAAAACTGGGCTTCCTTAGTCTAACAAGTGATCTAACAACAATCATACCGGCACTAGAAGAAGTACTTGGTGGCTCTCTTGGTGAATCAGTGGAGTCCTTCAACTTCAAGGCAATCACCGATCGTTTCTCAGAACTGATGTTCGATTACCCCTTCAGAGTCCCGGCGAGATTTGCCTTGATCATCCGAGCTGTTGTTAGTCAAGAAGGTCTTGCATTAAGGCTAGATCCAGACTTCAAGATCATCGCAATTGCCTACCCATATGTGGCCAAACGTCTACTGGCAGGAGACTCAATGGAGATGCGAGAGAAACTGTTGGAGGTGATTTTTGATAATAATGGGCACCTGCGCCTGGAGCGAATTGAAAGTTTACTGAAAGTGATAAGCCAAGACGCTGTAGCACCAGATGCAGAACTAATCCCTGTAGCAGGAGCAGGCCTAAAACTGCTACTTGGCCCAGATGGATCCACTTTGCGTAGTCGTCTACTGATGACATTGATCAA from Prochlorococcus marinus str. MIT 9313 includes these protein-coding regions:
- a CDS encoding lysine decarboxylase → MGFLPLLTRDRGRRLHLPAHGRGAGLPDDLRAMLRHRAGIWDLPELPELGGPLMQQGAVAESQRQAAIAIGAERGWYGVNGATGLLQAALLAIARPGQAVLMPRNVHRSLIQACVLGDLTPVLFDLPFMVDRGHVLPPDGPWLKDVLNELPIAGVEIAAAVLVHPTYQGYATDLKPMVVELHSRGWPVLVDEAHGAHFASRVDASLPDSAITAGADLIVHSLHKSAAGLTQTAVLWSQGDRVDPKAVERSLGWLQTTSPSALLLASCEASLSDLCKPAGLHKLGTRLKDARELAVQLRQLGLPLLENQDPLRLILHTAAEGISGLEADAWLMARGLVGELPEPGCLTFCLGLAPQRGLVRLMHRRWRGLLAAQGKGLPLPVFTPPPLPRITAPAMACGLAWRAQSRRVSIADAVGRVAAELICPYPPGIPLLVPGEKLDHRRVDWLLEQQNLWPDQIAGTVKVMAL
- a CDS encoding phosphatidate cytidylyltransferase: MIAEAFRWRLVAAGSSSQRIISGLAAGAFGLVVVALGGWWFTVGLGVIVHLALLEFFRMAKFTGIRPATKTTLVACQLLLISTQWGVVGGLPSDLAAAVLPLSGAAICGWLLLQPITGSIADIAASIFGLFYLGFLPSHWLRLRNLSAIDLAPGLGQLPGWCAGWLTSGMAITLVACLMIVASDIGSYELGRRFGRLPLSSISPGKTVEGAVGGLFCAMTIGAVAGELLAWPLGFLLGVVLGVLVALFALVGDLIESMMKRDAGLKDSGDALPGHGGILDRIDSYLFTPAVVYYAVTLILPVMS
- a CDS encoding ABC1 kinase family protein: MRYDANQDLLWLLTRPWVWIPRLIHVLTSLLTLAVGVLAQGSNNDEEAQKRLAKKLLITLTNLGPCFIKVGQALSTRPDLIKREWLEELTSLQDNLPAFNHATALATLAEDLGAPASQLFEEFPSQPIAAASLGQVYKARLHRNQWVAVKVQRPQLAFILRRDLVIIRLLGVLSAPVLPLNLGFGLGNIIDEFGRSLFEEIDYEQEANNAERFAALFAKDPTVTVPRVERLLSSRRVLTTSWIEGTKLRDRKELKAQLLNPTALIRTAVISGLQQLFEFGYFHADPHPGNIFALSGQSKKMGHLAYCDFGMMDSISDDDRLTLTGAVVHLINNDFNALAKDFQKLGFLSLTSDLTTIIPALEEVLGGSLGESVESFNFKAITDRFSELMFDYPFRVPARFALIIRAVVSQEGLALRLDPDFKIIAIAYPYVAKRLLAGDSMEMREKLLEVIFDNNGHLRLERIESLLKVISQDAVAPDAELIPVAGAGLKLLLGPDGSTLRSRLLMTLIKDERLCASDIKALMSLLRRTFSPRKIANGMLQTLTPRTT